The following are from one region of the Endozoicomonas sp. 4G genome:
- the tolB gene encoding Tol-Pal system beta propeller repeat protein TolB, which translates to MKQLVRFSVERFSAGLSGRFRGRGLLSSWLFVVLLMSMQNAQAILTIEVTQGNDKAVKVAVSPFSWNGKKILPEDMASVVENDLRLSGLFAPLPREDMLSFPAGAKDVVYRDWDVLGASYLVTGEVKQEGNTFEVSYQLFDIVRQKSILKGRVRGVESQLRGLAHHISDAVYEKITGIPGDFSTRIMYVTAHRKSADNTEYRLNYADADGQRQREILRSREPILSPSWSPDGSRVAYVSFESGRPAIYIQELATGKRQKLTNFKGLNSSPVFSPDGKQVALVLSKGDNPDIYVMDLATGKLSQVTSHFSIDTEPDWMPDGKSLVFTSNRGGSAQIYKVDVNRLSNGTVVANGKPERLTFTGKFNARAKVFPDGKSLALVHKGQGAAEFNIAILDLDSGRLRLLTSARLEDSPSVSPGGRRLIYAVTGGKNGELGIVTADGRVKYRLPSAEGDVREPVWGPSLGTQR; encoded by the coding sequence ATGAAGCAATTAGTACGGTTTTCAGTAGAACGGTTTTCTGCCGGATTGTCGGGCAGGTTTCGGGGCAGAGGCCTTTTGAGTTCGTGGTTGTTTGTTGTCCTGCTGATGTCTATGCAGAATGCCCAGGCCATTCTTACCATAGAAGTGACCCAGGGCAATGACAAAGCTGTCAAGGTGGCCGTATCGCCCTTCAGCTGGAACGGTAAAAAAATACTGCCGGAAGATATGGCTTCTGTCGTAGAAAATGACCTTCGTCTCAGTGGTCTGTTTGCACCTTTGCCGCGGGAAGACATGCTCAGTTTCCCTGCCGGTGCCAAAGATGTCGTTTACCGTGACTGGGATGTACTGGGTGCTTCCTATCTGGTGACCGGGGAAGTGAAACAGGAAGGTAACACCTTTGAGGTGAGCTATCAGCTATTTGATATTGTTCGCCAGAAAAGCATTCTAAAAGGCAGGGTGCGAGGCGTTGAAAGTCAGTTGCGCGGCCTGGCTCACCATATAAGTGATGCGGTTTATGAAAAGATTACCGGCATTCCCGGCGATTTCTCTACCCGAATCATGTATGTCACGGCCCATCGTAAAAGTGCTGATAATACCGAGTATCGCCTGAACTATGCCGATGCCGACGGTCAGCGTCAGCGCGAGATACTTCGTTCCAGAGAGCCTATACTGTCCCCGAGCTGGTCACCCGACGGTAGTCGTGTTGCTTATGTTTCTTTTGAGTCTGGCCGCCCGGCTATCTACATTCAGGAGCTGGCTACTGGTAAACGTCAGAAGTTAACAAACTTTAAAGGGTTGAACAGCTCTCCGGTGTTTTCTCCAGATGGCAAGCAGGTAGCGCTGGTTCTGTCCAAAGGCGATAATCCGGACATTTATGTGATGGATCTGGCCACCGGAAAACTCAGCCAGGTCACCTCGCACTTCTCGATTGATACTGAGCCAGACTGGATGCCTGATGGGAAAAGCCTGGTCTTTACTTCTAACCGGGGAGGCAGTGCCCAGATTTACAAGGTGGATGTTAACCGGTTGTCAAATGGTACCGTGGTCGCTAATGGGAAACCTGAACGACTGACGTTTACCGGTAAGTTCAATGCCCGTGCTAAAGTATTCCCTGATGGTAAATCGCTGGCACTGGTCCATAAAGGTCAGGGCGCTGCCGAATTTAACATCGCCATTCTGGATCTCGATTCCGGACGATTGCGTTTGCTGACATCTGCCCGGTTGGAAGATTCGCCCAGTGTTTCCCCCGGGGGTCGCCGTCTTATTTATGCGGTAACGGGAGGCAAAAATGGAGAACTTGGCATTGTCACAGCGGATGGTCGAGTAAAATATCGCCTGCCATCGGCCGAGGGTGATGTCAGAGAGCCGGTCTGGGGGCCGTCATTAGGTACACAGCGCTAA
- the tolQ gene encoding protein TolQ codes for MSIWSLVGNASWIVLLVLILLVVASVVSWVMIVQRGMLIRSAHQNMLAFEDRFWSGMDLTQLYRELDKEDDLGGLEQIFRSGFSEFSRMRSQGTEDADAVMEATQRAMRVAISREQEKLETHLPFLASVGSTCPYVGLFGTVVGIMNSFRGLANVQQATLASVAPGIAEALMTTAVGLVAAIPAVVAYNRYASRVEALLANYETFADEFSSILHRKVHSRHRAG; via the coding sequence ATGTCCATTTGGTCACTGGTAGGCAACGCCAGCTGGATCGTTTTGCTGGTGCTGATACTGCTGGTGGTGGCGTCTGTTGTTTCCTGGGTCATGATCGTCCAGCGCGGCATGCTTATTCGCTCCGCCCATCAGAATATGCTGGCCTTTGAAGATCGTTTCTGGTCCGGAATGGATCTGACCCAGCTGTACAGAGAGCTGGATAAAGAAGACGATCTGGGGGGGCTGGAACAGATCTTCCGGTCAGGCTTCAGTGAGTTTTCCCGAATGCGTTCCCAGGGTACGGAAGATGCTGACGCTGTCATGGAAGCCACCCAGCGAGCCATGAGAGTCGCCATCTCCCGCGAGCAGGAAAAACTGGAAACCCATCTCCCCTTCCTGGCCAGTGTCGGTTCGACCTGCCCCTATGTCGGCCTGTTCGGTACCGTCGTTGGTATTATGAACTCTTTCCGTGGGCTGGCTAATGTGCAGCAAGCCACCCTGGCCTCGGTGGCTCCTGGTATTGCTGAAGCACTGATGACCACAGCCGTCGGTCTGGTGGCTGCGATTCCTGCGGTGGTGGCCTATAACCGTTACGCATCCAGAGTAGAAGCTCTGTTGGCGAATTATGAAACCTTTGCAGATGAATTCTCCAGTATTCTTCATCGCAAGGTTCACAGTCGTCATCGTGCGGGCTGA
- the ybgC gene encoding tol-pal system-associated acyl-CoA thioesterase encodes MTDTFSIPVRVYYEDTDAGGIVYHVNYLKFMERARTEYLRSTGYDHQKLLQDKKQLVVVDASVQFKQTARLDDALTVTVRIESMGKARMVFLQQCFREGVLLCEARFVVACLDSQSRKPTAITESLRKKLSSDDNSS; translated from the coding sequence GTGACTGATACTTTTTCCATTCCTGTTCGAGTCTATTACGAAGACACCGATGCCGGTGGTATCGTGTACCACGTCAATTACCTGAAGTTCATGGAGCGGGCCAGAACTGAATATCTGCGCAGTACCGGTTATGATCACCAGAAGTTATTGCAGGACAAGAAACAACTGGTGGTCGTCGATGCGTCAGTTCAGTTTAAACAGACTGCCCGGCTGGATGATGCTCTTACCGTAACCGTCCGGATTGAAAGCATGGGCAAGGCCCGGATGGTTTTTCTGCAACAGTGTTTTCGCGAAGGCGTCTTGTTATGTGAAGCCCGGTTTGTGGTAGCTTGCCTTGACAGCCAGAGCCGAAAACCGACGGCGATTACAGAATCCTTACGGAAGAAATTAAGCTCTGACGATAATTCGTCCTGA
- the queC gene encoding 7-cyano-7-deazaguanine synthase QueC, translated as MTKKAVILLSGGLDSSTVLAIAKDQGYECYTVSFDYGQRHRAELEASVRVSEALGARDHKTLKLDLRDLGGSALTDDGIDVPEALGEGIPVTYVPARNTVFLSLALGWAEILGARDIFIGANDVDYSGYPDCRPAYLEAFEKMANLATKAGVEGDHFHIRAPLLELTKADIIKEGSRLGVDYGITVSCYQADEQGRACGVCDSCRYRKKGFDEAGVADPTPYQG; from the coding sequence ATGACAAAAAAAGCAGTCATTTTACTGTCCGGTGGTCTCGATTCTTCTACGGTACTGGCTATTGCCAAAGATCAAGGATATGAGTGTTACACCGTCAGCTTTGATTACGGTCAGCGGCACAGGGCGGAATTGGAAGCCTCGGTTCGTGTCTCCGAAGCATTGGGGGCAAGGGATCATAAAACCCTGAAGCTGGACTTGCGTGATCTCGGTGGGTCAGCCTTGACCGATGATGGTATTGACGTTCCTGAGGCGCTGGGCGAGGGTATTCCTGTGACTTATGTGCCAGCACGCAATACCGTCTTTCTCTCCCTGGCCCTGGGTTGGGCTGAAATCCTGGGTGCCCGGGATATTTTCATTGGCGCTAACGATGTGGATTATTCTGGTTATCCGGATTGTCGTCCTGCGTACCTCGAAGCGTTTGAGAAAATGGCTAATCTGGCCACCAAAGCCGGTGTCGAGGGCGATCACTTTCATATTCGTGCCCCTCTGCTGGAGCTGACCAAGGCAGACATTATCAAGGAAGGCAGCCGTCTCGGGGTCGACTACGGCATTACCGTTTCCTGCTATCAGGCTGATGAGCAAGGTCGTGCCTGTGGTGTCTGTGACAGCTGCCGCTACCGCAAAAAGGGCTTTGATGAAGCCGGGGTTGCTGACCCAACGCCTTACCAGGGCTAA
- the queE gene encoding 7-carboxy-7-deazaguanine synthase QueE has product MTADTLRITEIFHSLQGESRTSGLPTVFVRLTGCPLRCSWCDTEYSFHGGTRMSLDEILQEVEGYGAKYVCVTGGEPLGQPNCLPLLEQLSDRGYDVSLETSGALDVSQVDERVAKVLDLKPPASGESHRNLYENIEYLTAHDQVKFVIANREDYDWSVSKMLQYNLPERVSDVLFSPVNDQLKPDQLADWIVSDKLPVRFQVQLHRVIWGDKTGV; this is encoded by the coding sequence ATGACTGCTGATACCCTCAGAATTACCGAAATTTTTCATTCCCTTCAGGGAGAGTCCCGTACCTCGGGCCTGCCCACTGTGTTTGTCCGCCTGACGGGTTGCCCACTTCGCTGCAGCTGGTGTGATACCGAGTATTCGTTTCATGGTGGCACCCGTATGTCTCTGGATGAGATTCTTCAGGAAGTCGAGGGCTATGGCGCTAAATATGTTTGTGTAACCGGTGGTGAGCCCCTTGGGCAGCCGAATTGCCTGCCGCTGCTTGAGCAGTTATCGGACAGAGGCTATGACGTGTCGCTGGAAACCAGCGGCGCACTGGATGTTTCCCAAGTGGATGAGCGAGTGGCTAAAGTGTTGGATCTCAAGCCGCCTGCGTCTGGTGAGAGCCACAGGAATCTGTACGAGAATATTGAGTACCTTACCGCCCATGACCAGGTTAAGTTTGTCATCGCCAATCGGGAAGATTATGACTGGTCGGTCAGTAAGATGCTGCAATATAACCTTCCGGAGCGAGTATCGGATGTACTCTTTTCCCCTGTCAATGACCAGCTGAAACCCGATCAGCTGGCTGACTGGATTGTTTCCGATAAGCTTCCGGTTCGATTCCAGGTGCAATTACACCGGGTGATCTGGGGTGACAAGACGGGAGTTTAA
- the ybgF gene encoding tol-pal system protein YbgF: MRLKRSVCSAFVLAGLMTSSVQAQVPVVDSQPSGSSGQSVERQDPPQAEMASTESAAGGTAHLLNLLDELRQEIMTLRGQVEEQAYQINQLQKENRDRYLDLDRRITRLGDTSDKAPATAGGFPVTLPKKPVAAKSDSREEAAYQSAFALIKEKQFDEAVPALKKLLKDYPKGQFSDNAQYWLGEVQMAQGKYQEAQSDFQVLIDSYPDSSKVPDATYKLGRVLDLQGEKDAARKHFESVISQYPGSSAARLSETYLRNMSGT; the protein is encoded by the coding sequence ATGCGTCTGAAACGATCTGTTTGCTCTGCTTTTGTTCTTGCTGGTCTGATGACCTCTTCTGTTCAGGCGCAGGTGCCTGTGGTGGACTCCCAGCCTTCGGGCAGTAGTGGTCAGTCTGTTGAACGTCAGGATCCGCCCCAGGCTGAAATGGCTTCGACAGAATCAGCGGCAGGAGGGACTGCTCATTTGCTGAATCTCCTGGATGAACTTCGTCAGGAGATCATGACGCTCAGAGGGCAGGTAGAGGAACAGGCTTATCAGATCAACCAGTTGCAGAAAGAGAACAGGGATCGTTACCTGGATCTTGATCGACGTATTACCCGTCTGGGTGACACTTCAGATAAAGCGCCTGCCACTGCTGGCGGCTTCCCGGTGACTTTGCCCAAGAAGCCTGTGGCAGCCAAGTCGGATAGCCGTGAAGAAGCTGCTTATCAGTCTGCTTTCGCCCTGATTAAGGAGAAGCAGTTTGATGAGGCTGTGCCTGCTTTGAAAAAACTGCTGAAAGATTATCCCAAAGGTCAGTTTTCTGATAACGCTCAATACTGGTTAGGTGAAGTTCAGATGGCCCAGGGCAAATACCAAGAAGCCCAGAGCGATTTCCAGGTTCTGATTGACAGCTACCCTGATAGCTCAAAAGTACCTGATGCTACTTATAAACTGGGCCGTGTTCTTGACCTGCAAGGTGAAAAAGACGCTGCCAGAAAACACTTTGAATCAGTGATCAGTCAATATCCCGGAAGTTCTGCGGCAAGGCTGTCAGAGACCTATCTCAGGAATATGTCCGGGACCTGA
- a CDS encoding cell envelope integrity protein TolA, with protein MKKIPLVGALFSHKLFQGYGFAVVVSVLLHVLLLALLSRDWSSDEALRIVPPRSIKASVVEIAQPKARPPEPKPVVDNSAQKARELAAQKRREEARRQAEIKRQKELALKKEQAAKEQAAAQERAQERKKKEEAARKERERQQRLAEESRKKKQQEALLRQQEQAQAAAAEQAEKEAAEVAYYSELLNNLIAQNWNRPPSARNNMVALVQLSLSPFGDLLEVRLLEGSGNDAYDRSVIQAIQRAAPFPELKKLERRVFDNNFRRVNFRFRPEDLVR; from the coding sequence ATGAAGAAGATTCCATTGGTCGGTGCTTTATTCAGTCATAAGCTGTTTCAGGGTTACGGGTTTGCAGTGGTGGTGTCCGTACTGCTGCACGTTTTGCTACTGGCTCTGCTGTCCCGGGACTGGTCGTCTGATGAAGCGTTGAGGATCGTACCGCCCAGAAGCATCAAGGCCAGTGTCGTTGAAATAGCCCAGCCAAAAGCCAGACCACCAGAACCCAAGCCCGTGGTCGACAACTCGGCACAAAAAGCCCGGGAACTTGCTGCCCAAAAGCGCAGGGAAGAGGCACGTCGGCAGGCCGAAATTAAACGACAGAAAGAGCTGGCTCTGAAAAAAGAGCAGGCGGCAAAAGAGCAAGCAGCAGCGCAGGAAAGAGCGCAGGAAAGAAAGAAAAAGGAAGAAGCGGCTCGAAAAGAGCGAGAGCGGCAACAGCGCCTGGCGGAAGAAAGTCGGAAGAAAAAGCAACAGGAAGCATTGCTAAGACAGCAGGAACAGGCTCAGGCAGCTGCCGCCGAGCAGGCCGAAAAAGAGGCCGCAGAAGTGGCCTACTACTCTGAATTGCTGAACAACCTGATTGCCCAGAACTGGAACCGACCACCCAGTGCCCGTAATAATATGGTGGCGCTGGTTCAGCTCAGTCTGTCTCCTTTTGGTGATTTGCTGGAAGTAAGATTGCTGGAAGGCAGCGGAAATGATGCTTATGATCGTTCTGTCATACAGGCGATACAACGGGCAGCGCCTTTCCCGGAATTGAAAAAGCTGGAGCGGCGTGTGTTCGACAACAATTTTAGACGCGTTAATTTTAGGTTCAGGCCAGAGGATCTGGTGAGATGA
- the tolR gene encoding protein TolR, whose protein sequence is MARSRTRRKPMSEINMVPFIDIMMVMLVAFMVSAPMLTQGVKVELPKATSKPMPLPDDAKTLIISVQSDGKYFIDLGGNQESARGLDEISDKVGKVLSASPDTQVLIKGDRKVDYGAVVELMARLQGAGVHDVGLITDPSSLDEGVKR, encoded by the coding sequence ATGGCTCGATCCAGAACCCGGCGCAAGCCAATGTCAGAAATCAACATGGTGCCGTTTATCGACATCATGATGGTTATGCTGGTGGCCTTTATGGTCAGTGCCCCAATGTTGACCCAGGGAGTGAAGGTAGAACTGCCGAAAGCAACCAGCAAGCCAATGCCCCTGCCAGATGATGCCAAGACTTTGATTATCTCCGTCCAGTCCGATGGCAAGTACTTTATTGACCTGGGTGGCAACCAGGAAAGTGCCAGAGGGTTGGACGAAATCAGTGACAAGGTTGGTAAGGTGCTTTCTGCCAGTCCCGACACTCAGGTATTAATTAAAGGTGACCGTAAAGTTGACTACGGTGCGGTCGTTGAGTTGATGGCCCGATTGCAGGGAGCAGGTGTTCATGATGTGGGGTTGATTACCGATCCATCGTCGTTGGATGAAGGGGTGAAACGCTGA
- a CDS encoding esterase-like activity of phytase family protein codes for MSRKGPWPLSLFLLFALFSPKVIFAGQNGVMLLGSKKLDYSEDLPILGISSIRYDKNYRRYILLSDDTGAVPNYYNKNGQSRYYLIPEKTLITRKGIVKSKGTFLRSSGRKVREVVIEPNDSIFWTTHGHIDTEGFDFLDDNSFLIASEQSATYLFNRVSPWIRFPGWNVHSALLQVARDGTLLGAYHYPSEFSNIGWRFDWKIPHWVPGIGDTAFNWHSEDPDRKGVKRNRGFETVTHLPGTSDYLAITEQGILQDEKNWDHDKGPVPSRVLRFSMAEAKNLVSARVKPEIQYHYQPTAVPADLYDPQTDVVVQSISDAQGINDHQFLIIEKNYIKKADRKTANYSYAEVYLVDLNNLLPPTQGNSDGSEEDRNTLQESAETPLPLLDKKRILSTRNFEKTFPDFKRINIEGVTLGPDGDDGTKLLVLVSDNGANAPKPRSTDVIFFKVPDKLLKMQ; via the coding sequence ATGTCACGCAAAGGACCTTGGCCTCTTTCCCTGTTTTTGCTTTTTGCTTTGTTTTCCCCGAAAGTCATCTTCGCAGGCCAGAATGGTGTGATGCTGCTTGGCAGCAAAAAGTTGGACTACAGTGAAGATCTGCCCATCCTGGGGATTTCTTCCATCCGTTATGATAAGAACTACCGCAGATACATTCTGCTTTCAGACGACACCGGAGCCGTACCCAACTATTACAACAAAAACGGCCAGTCCCGATACTATCTCATTCCGGAAAAAACCCTGATTACCAGGAAAGGCATAGTAAAGAGCAAAGGGACTTTCCTTCGGTCGTCTGGTAGAAAGGTCAGGGAAGTGGTCATTGAGCCTAATGACAGCATTTTCTGGACAACTCATGGACATATTGATACGGAAGGCTTTGATTTTCTTGACGACAATAGTTTTCTGATCGCTTCAGAACAAAGCGCAACCTATCTGTTCAATCGGGTTTCCCCCTGGATTCGTTTCCCGGGGTGGAATGTTCACAGTGCACTTCTGCAAGTAGCCAGAGATGGAACGCTTCTGGGTGCTTACCATTACCCCAGCGAATTCTCCAATATCGGCTGGCGCTTTGACTGGAAAATTCCTCATTGGGTGCCAGGTATCGGTGACACAGCATTCAACTGGCACAGTGAAGACCCCGATAGAAAAGGGGTCAAGCGAAACCGGGGCTTTGAAACAGTCACCCATCTTCCGGGAACCAGTGATTATCTGGCTATCACTGAACAGGGCATTTTACAGGATGAAAAAAACTGGGATCATGATAAAGGCCCTGTACCCAGCCGGGTATTACGTTTCTCCATGGCGGAGGCCAAAAATCTGGTTTCAGCCAGGGTAAAACCAGAGATTCAGTATCATTATCAACCCACTGCGGTTCCTGCAGACCTTTATGATCCCCAGACGGATGTCGTTGTCCAAAGCATCAGCGATGCCCAGGGCATCAATGACCACCAGTTTCTCATTATCGAAAAAAATTACATCAAGAAAGCCGACAGAAAAACGGCAAACTACTCCTACGCAGAGGTTTATCTGGTTGACCTGAACAATCTGCTACCGCCGACTCAGGGTAATAGCGACGGTTCAGAAGAAGATCGCAATACACTGCAAGAATCCGCTGAAACGCCTCTGCCTCTGCTCGATAAAAAGCGCATTTTGAGCACTCGGAATTTTGAAAAAACCTTTCCGGACTTTAAAAGAATCAACATCGAAGGGGTAACGCTTGGACCCGACGGTGATGACGGCACTAAGCTACTGGTTCTGGTCAGCGATAACGGGGCTAACGCTCCCAAGCCAAGAAGCACCGACGTCATCTTCTTCAAAGTCCCTGACAAGCTGTTAAAGATGCAATAA
- a CDS encoding OmpA family protein has product MRFANIVKAAALPAIALWLAGCASTGGQSTSDVETTPEVVTEEVVIETTPVLDPAVQAVIDSGDVQASPEQVEQLLADKTYHFGFDSSKLKESDYKALDVQAAYLNSPEGRGKNIIIQGHTDERGTRTYNLALGERRANAVKSYLVAKGVSPSRIEVISFGFEKPLDPAHNAEAWAKNRRAHIVIN; this is encoded by the coding sequence ATGCGTTTTGCCAATATTGTCAAAGCTGCCGCACTGCCTGCTATTGCACTCTGGCTGGCGGGTTGTGCCTCTACAGGTGGTCAGAGCACCTCTGATGTTGAAACGACTCCCGAGGTCGTCACTGAAGAAGTAGTGATTGAAACCACCCCTGTTCTTGATCCTGCTGTTCAAGCCGTTATTGACAGCGGTGATGTTCAGGCTTCCCCTGAGCAGGTCGAGCAGCTGCTGGCGGATAAAACCTACCACTTCGGCTTTGACAGCTCTAAGCTGAAAGAAAGCGATTATAAGGCTCTGGACGTACAGGCTGCTTACCTGAACTCCCCTGAAGGTCGTGGCAAGAACATCATCATCCAGGGTCATACGGATGAGCGCGGAACCCGCACTTACAACCTGGCCCTGGGCGAGCGTCGTGCCAATGCTGTGAAGAGCTACCTGGTTGCCAAAGGTGTTTCTCCAAGCCGCATTGAAGTGATCAGCTTCGGTTTTGAGAAGCCTCTGGATCCCGCTCATAATGCTGAAGCCTGGGCTAAGAACCGCCGTGCTCACATTGTGATCAACTGA